One part of the Moorena sp. SIOASIH genome encodes these proteins:
- a CDS encoding c-type cytochrome, whose amino-acid sequence MFFVTVTFGLYPGNAWANGDPSKGRASFAVCSTCHGRKAEGMESLNAPNLTGLQDWYMLTQLKNFKNGIRGNDPKDIYGQQMRQMAMTLTDEQAMRDVIAYIKTLRP is encoded by the coding sequence ATGTTTTTTGTGACCGTGACCTTCGGTTTGTATCCTGGTAATGCGTGGGCTAATGGCGACCCATCCAAGGGGAGGGCATCATTCGCAGTCTGTAGTACGTGTCATGGTCGCAAAGCCGAGGGGATGGAGTCCTTAAACGCACCCAATCTGACTGGTCTACAAGACTGGTACATGCTGACCCAGTTGAAGAATTTCAAAAACGGAATACGGGGCAATGACCCTAAAGATATCTACGGCCAGCAAATGCGACAGATGGCCATGACCCTGACGGATGAGCAAGCGATGAGAGATGTGATCGCCTACATCAAGACCTTAAGACCTTGA